The bacterium genome window below encodes:
- a CDS encoding PQQ-binding-like beta-propeller repeat protein, protein MAKIKGGSGPPPPPPGDSGWRAYTDMNHTTCAVEVSGRVWVGTGYAGLAVYDVTTAALLAKYHGVKDALSAPETIVHLVDLPSDCILDITTQNGIVWAATDQGLVRINPAGPTFKTYTRLTSGLSSDYIRRIMLGANPDEPSRIYFMTDYGVCSATYDYGVDDWNDDWEYFNSWRYPEFVSDNVFCIGFEQCADERVFFGTDCGVMVFDPSMPEADPMRWFCWDSSNSGLPSNLVIDVAFAECRELFFATDDGLAALEDGQWRVYTQASTAALGLLDDQIARMIVDPTDDTVFWLATGRGVNTYDRVGDAWTTYVSGETGLCNNEVRDIEFVSSVPYFATEYGACRKVGGVWRTYLDPLAFRGCVSALGFYAHEDLMFLGTYGGGLYILSDSNPASPDWTHYFAGDGSGLPSNFITAIDMVDDEDYVMFLGTDEGFAVGEGDYDDLDFTTYNMSNTSGGLISNAVTAVAAYEQDDELALIGTQHGLAVYDNRFPSQGLRWTFDTVESSDGGLADNWVNDIAVSRDGSTFWLATMWGASSYDPIADVWQTFRTTNSGLISDIVFCVDVDPEGNPWFGTMRGVCTCAPDGTNWHSYRKNNTGLASDIVLSIEVDYAGYVWAGTDAGLSCLNPGLGVCDYNYFADNSGLFSSRICSIDVDPYGNRWFGTQVGVSELLNQGPSLYGGVVTPDTGDRTTVFVYSVHYSDPECEGPVYIFARVDDTNYDMTLVDGDYCDGTWEYSTTLSAGNGHSYSFLAVEADWNIAVDGPYSGPTVSAAPYSPDPYEWDDSCMAATLLPTDGTWQDGHNLEPPGDEDWFAFDAEYNITYVIDVEDDADPDYAGNVYLYDLGDPCPGALLRQDLGGDEAHIVFPCLVTGRYYLKVEQANPAEMGAYKIRVYGPQWPMVQRDLERTGSAVGSGSATTNLLWIYTIPDDIITTAPVVDGQGNVYFGTSDNSLFAVATDGTLKWSYHTPDAVSATPALTYDEKIFFGTEGGQLYALNSDGTQAWVYDGALGSAIHAGVTVNRVENYTIYFGADDGTLYAVNGDGTAKWQYACPVPDEITGTIMVGELENIYFGGGCGTFYVLFPDGTLAWSYNSGLADNRMAAAMATDGSIYFGTSTRRFCCVDPPAPPDMPTSGTLRWEVIMPASVYSVPVIAPDGTVFFGCDDGIIYSIDQHSTATTIVYDVGAPIRSALVMDGAGHIYFGADSNRYYCITQAGDLGWETEDLNEPPAFSCAIDRNGTFYWAKPDGKLVTYNDMVVADIYAPASDCWSPTFANASTVPIVVGFSSWDVGVRKTGIAYTELWYSHDGGPWAASGLDAKLGTSGQFVFMPSAEGVFGFATVAYDNATPPNAEIVFLPKTTTVFDATVPTSLCAVEHYVVSKDDIDVGFTLEDYLSGPAKTRLWLRFNDGTWFYTGLEETGGSGSFVITLPEDANGSYYFLTQGVDNAENWEQAPSGASEPETWLIYDTVPPTSACTAPLDADTAPIAVSYTSGDAGSGVDNVSLYYTYNSDGSDLSAWRRYPATGAAPAGTIEFTPRAQSPWNEGPGQYLFASSAQDKCGNVEDFGRAISEGNVATTSYTPELPTSTASCDAYTSSLPITIDYVATDRSGMGIASVSLYYALEGQIELFTGRTDYGVDHGTFAYSGPSGNPLLDGAYRFRVKVQDMAGGVQNDGLGTCTILLDRNAGTSRASGPAYSTGGIIPIEYTAWDDFSGVDTVTVFYRQPPGGWMSPMVVGHGEFGVIDFDPSAGDGLYEFYSMMQDKAGNAEAVPDVPDFTTIRDTVPPLTLAVVPLLVRESPVEVQYQSEADLSGIARVDLLFVPPGGSGWIESGLSSTAPAGFFYFDLGYGEGLYKIVTRATDNAGNLELLSSWAEVKFDATAPLSSCSGPYATASAPLNIDFNASDAVSGVLDVQLWYRYAPMIGHVTGDWTALATPATVASGTFLFAAPLGAGIYDFYTLSHDVAGNCEPEPVALTPPKATVRYDTTPPVSYSQVCVITGADERECSTVRFVRGLPFIVSFSTIDDISRVDSTTVYYRFNGGVWTDIGWTAYKPIGEFVFDIDRGVGAYDFTTISTDAAGNQELLSEEAECTAHIDLHAPSSSCASDEYASGATIDVRYSAEDDSGFVDTELHFRENGGQWGDSGLVGHATLGTLSFAPEEDGTYDFFTRAVDLAGRPEIMKNEAECTTIYDTTDPFSFVSVPAYVSAATITDLECTGTDNLSGIADMRIYSRFESDDFAFTGLETNAAHETFTYHWPEGEGRYELFSIAKDKAGNVQATPPSVMPCYVDMTPPSSSCIEVRIYGAIMMVQYTVVDNLAGVGRDKDLQLWFSHDGGDWQQATKATTAFPISRWFMFTPPEQGGQYSFYTIAVDRAGNVEAAPAVADISYTFGELKPFPTSLDFGKVIVGRSSIRNLQLINVGESDVSVTAAVAVSPEGVVSEQFKVISRIPFTVPAEDYSIITVRFTPATLGTISAVLRVSWQEIGSFRGGATYVDMVGFGDELSEPTIAIEATSAGEKGDEEMVLLASLRNPGASREVEAFVAVEDTAGNLWFWPEWSTEVSGVPLFLSEGFEVSGYELLRIPLASVTPGSYTFYAALAVPGTRFEFIGSISTSHFQAD, encoded by the coding sequence ATGGCAAAGATAAAGGGGGGTTCGGGCCCGCCGCCTCCACCGCCGGGAGATTCAGGATGGCGTGCGTACACGGACATGAATCACACTACTTGCGCGGTCGAGGTTAGCGGCCGTGTGTGGGTAGGCACGGGTTATGCGGGGTTGGCCGTATATGATGTCACGACGGCCGCCTTGCTCGCCAAGTATCACGGCGTCAAGGACGCGCTTTCGGCCCCGGAAACGATAGTGCACCTAGTAGACCTACCATCTGACTGCATTCTGGACATCACCACGCAAAACGGTATTGTCTGGGCTGCGACAGACCAGGGGCTTGTGAGAATTAACCCAGCTGGCCCGACGTTCAAAACCTATACAAGGCTTACCAGCGGGCTTTCTTCCGACTACATCAGAAGAATCATGCTCGGCGCAAATCCTGATGAGCCTAGCAGGATCTACTTTATGACCGATTACGGGGTCTGCTCAGCCACCTATGACTACGGGGTTGATGATTGGAACGACGACTGGGAGTATTTCAACAGCTGGCGCTATCCCGAGTTTGTGTCGGACAATGTGTTCTGCATAGGGTTCGAGCAGTGTGCTGACGAGCGCGTATTCTTTGGAACAGACTGCGGCGTTATGGTCTTCGATCCATCCATGCCGGAGGCTGATCCGATGCGCTGGTTCTGCTGGGATTCCTCAAACAGTGGTCTCCCCTCGAATCTCGTCATCGATGTGGCCTTTGCCGAGTGCAGGGAGCTTTTCTTCGCAACTGATGACGGCCTTGCGGCGCTTGAAGACGGCCAATGGCGGGTCTATACGCAGGCGAGCACGGCCGCACTGGGGCTTTTGGATGACCAGATCGCCCGTATGATCGTCGATCCCACAGATGACACGGTCTTTTGGCTTGCGACCGGTCGCGGCGTAAACACCTACGACAGAGTGGGTGACGCATGGACAACCTATGTTTCTGGCGAGACCGGCCTCTGCAACAATGAGGTTCGGGACATCGAGTTTGTGAGTTCGGTTCCGTACTTCGCGACCGAGTACGGTGCTTGTAGGAAGGTCGGTGGTGTCTGGAGGACATACTTGGACCCACTAGCATTCAGGGGCTGCGTTTCCGCATTAGGTTTCTATGCTCATGAGGACCTGATGTTCTTGGGGACCTATGGCGGGGGCTTGTATATCCTCAGTGACTCCAATCCCGCATCGCCAGATTGGACGCATTATTTTGCTGGCGACGGCTCTGGGCTTCCCAGCAACTTCATTACAGCAATTGATATGGTCGATGACGAAGATTACGTCATGTTTCTCGGCACTGACGAGGGGTTCGCGGTCGGCGAGGGTGACTACGATGACCTGGACTTCACGACCTACAACATGTCGAACACAAGCGGCGGACTGATATCGAACGCTGTTACGGCAGTTGCGGCATACGAGCAGGACGATGAGCTGGCGCTGATCGGCACGCAGCATGGTCTTGCGGTTTACGACAACAGGTTTCCTTCCCAGGGCTTGAGATGGACGTTCGACACGGTTGAAAGCAGTGATGGCGGCCTGGCTGATAATTGGGTGAACGATATTGCTGTCTCTCGGGACGGCTCGACGTTCTGGCTGGCCACGATGTGGGGAGCCTCATCCTACGATCCGATTGCTGATGTCTGGCAGACCTTCCGGACAACTAATTCAGGACTTATCTCGGATATCGTCTTCTGTGTAGATGTTGACCCCGAGGGAAACCCCTGGTTCGGGACGATGCGTGGGGTCTGCACCTGCGCGCCGGACGGGACGAATTGGCACAGCTATCGGAAGAACAACACCGGTCTTGCCTCGGACATCGTGCTTAGCATTGAGGTTGACTACGCGGGTTACGTCTGGGCTGGGACAGACGCCGGCCTTTCTTGTCTCAATCCCGGGTTGGGCGTGTGTGACTACAACTATTTCGCTGATAATAGCGGCCTGTTCAGCAGTCGCATCTGCTCGATTGACGTTGACCCCTATGGGAACAGGTGGTTTGGGACGCAGGTTGGCGTTTCTGAGCTCCTGAATCAGGGGCCGAGCCTCTACGGTGGAGTGGTTACGCCCGATACGGGCGACAGGACGACGGTCTTCGTCTATTCGGTTCATTACAGCGATCCTGAGTGTGAGGGGCCAGTTTACATATTCGCCAGAGTGGATGACACCAACTACGATATGACGCTCGTTGATGGCGACTATTGCGACGGCACGTGGGAATACTCCACGACGCTCAGCGCCGGCAACGGTCATAGCTATAGCTTCTTGGCGGTTGAGGCGGATTGGAACATTGCGGTGGACGGGCCGTATTCAGGCCCGACAGTCTCCGCCGCGCCATACTCGCCCGATCCTTATGAGTGGGACGATTCGTGCATGGCCGCAACGCTTCTTCCAACAGACGGCACGTGGCAGGACGGGCACAACCTCGAGCCACCCGGCGATGAGGACTGGTTCGCTTTTGACGCGGAATACAACATAACTTACGTTATCGATGTTGAAGATGACGCCGATCCTGACTATGCGGGCAACGTGTATCTCTATGATCTTGGCGACCCGTGCCCCGGAGCGCTTCTGCGACAGGACCTCGGCGGCGACGAGGCACACATAGTTTTCCCGTGCCTTGTGACGGGACGGTATTATTTGAAGGTTGAACAGGCCAACCCCGCCGAGATGGGCGCGTATAAGATCAGGGTCTATGGCCCGCAGTGGCCGATGGTTCAGAGGGACCTTGAACGGACGGGCAGCGCTGTCGGCAGCGGCTCGGCGACAACGAATCTTCTATGGATATATACGATACCTGACGACATCATCACGACCGCGCCGGTTGTCGATGGTCAGGGGAACGTCTATTTCGGCACGAGCGATAACAGCCTCTTCGCCGTTGCGACGGATGGGACGCTGAAGTGGTCCTATCATACGCCGGACGCGGTCTCTGCAACGCCCGCGCTGACATACGACGAGAAGATATTTTTTGGGACAGAGGGTGGCCAGCTCTATGCCCTGAACAGCGATGGGACGCAGGCCTGGGTTTATGACGGAGCGCTAGGCAGCGCGATCCACGCCGGAGTTACTGTCAACCGAGTGGAGAACTACACCATCTATTTCGGGGCCGACGACGGCACACTCTATGCCGTCAACGGAGACGGCACTGCGAAGTGGCAATATGCGTGTCCTGTTCCGGATGAGATTACCGGCACAATCATGGTGGGCGAGCTAGAAAACATCTATTTCGGCGGCGGCTGCGGCACGTTCTACGTATTGTTCCCTGACGGGACGCTGGCCTGGAGCTACAACAGCGGCCTTGCGGACAACAGGATGGCCGCGGCTATGGCCACGGACGGCTCCATCTACTTCGGGACCTCGACGAGGCGCTTTTGCTGCGTTGACCCTCCTGCGCCTCCTGACATGCCCACTTCGGGCACACTTCGCTGGGAGGTCATCATGCCGGCGAGCGTCTATTCGGTGCCAGTGATCGCTCCGGACGGGACTGTGTTCTTCGGGTGCGACGACGGCATCATCTATTCCATAGACCAACACAGCACAGCGACAACGATTGTCTATGATGTTGGAGCTCCCATCCGGTCTGCGCTCGTCATGGACGGTGCGGGACATATTTATTTTGGAGCGGACAGCAACAGATACTATTGTATAACGCAGGCAGGGGACCTGGGCTGGGAGACCGAGGACCTGAACGAGCCGCCGGCGTTTTCTTGCGCGATCGACAGGAATGGGACGTTCTATTGGGCGAAGCCGGACGGCAAGCTGGTGACCTACAACGACATGGTTGTGGCAGATATTTATGCGCCTGCCTCGGACTGCTGGTCTCCGACGTTTGCGAACGCCTCAACTGTCCCGATAGTGGTTGGTTTCAGTTCTTGGGATGTGGGAGTTCGCAAGACGGGGATCGCCTACACGGAGCTTTGGTATTCTCATGATGGCGGGCCGTGGGCTGCGAGCGGGCTGGATGCCAAGCTTGGGACGAGCGGGCAGTTTGTGTTCATGCCTTCAGCCGAGGGTGTGTTCGGTTTCGCGACGGTGGCGTACGACAACGCCACTCCCCCGAACGCCGAGATTGTGTTTCTGCCCAAGACCACAACGGTCTTTGACGCTACGGTCCCGACATCGCTTTGTGCTGTGGAGCATTACGTGGTCAGCAAGGATGATATTGATGTTGGCTTTACGCTTGAGGACTACCTGAGCGGGCCGGCCAAGACGAGGCTTTGGCTGCGGTTTAATGATGGAACGTGGTTCTACACTGGCCTTGAGGAGACGGGCGGTTCGGGCAGCTTTGTTATCACGCTGCCGGAGGATGCTAACGGCAGCTACTACTTCTTGACTCAGGGCGTCGATAACGCTGAGAACTGGGAGCAGGCGCCCTCGGGGGCGAGCGAGCCGGAGACATGGCTGATCTACGACACGGTGCCGCCGACCTCGGCTTGCACAGCGCCGCTTGATGCGGATACCGCGCCGATTGCTGTGAGCTATACATCGGGGGATGCGGGCAGCGGGGTGGACAACGTGTCGCTCTACTATACGTATAATAGTGATGGTTCGGACCTGAGCGCCTGGCGTCGGTATCCGGCGACTGGTGCAGCCCCGGCGGGCACAATTGAGTTTACTCCGCGGGCACAGTCTCCCTGGAACGAAGGTCCTGGGCAGTATCTGTTCGCGTCCTCTGCGCAGGATAAGTGCGGCAATGTGGAGGATTTCGGCAGGGCGATAAGTGAGGGCAATGTTGCAACAACGAGTTACACGCCCGAGCTCCCGACAAGCACGGCCTCGTGTGATGCTTACACGAGCTCGCTGCCGATCACGATAGATTACGTGGCGACGGACAGAAGCGGGATGGGCATTGCAAGCGTCAGCCTCTACTATGCGCTTGAGGGTCAGATAGAGCTGTTCACTGGGCGGACTGATTATGGTGTTGACCATGGGACGTTTGCCTACAGCGGTCCTTCCGGCAATCCGCTGTTGGACGGGGCTTACAGGTTCAGGGTCAAGGTGCAAGACATGGCCGGAGGTGTGCAGAATGACGGTCTTGGTACATGCACAATACTTCTGGACCGGAATGCTGGGACTTCGAGGGCCAGCGGGCCAGCGTACTCGACCGGCGGGATTATTCCGATCGAGTATACGGCTTGGGACGATTTCTCCGGCGTTGATACTGTTACGGTGTTTTATCGTCAACCGCCTGGTGGCTGGATGAGCCCGATGGTAGTTGGCCACGGGGAGTTCGGTGTGATTGATTTCGACCCCAGCGCGGGTGATGGTCTATATGAGTTCTACTCGATGATGCAGGACAAGGCCGGGAACGCTGAGGCTGTGCCTGACGTTCCGGATTTCACCACGATTCGGGATACGGTTCCGCCCTTAACGTTAGCAGTTGTGCCTCTTTTGGTGAGGGAGTCACCAGTCGAGGTTCAGTATCAATCAGAGGCAGATCTTTCGGGGATTGCGAGAGTTGACCTGCTCTTCGTGCCGCCTGGCGGAAGTGGCTGGATTGAGTCGGGGCTTTCGAGCACGGCCCCAGCGGGCTTCTTCTATTTCGATTTGGGCTATGGAGAGGGGCTTTACAAGATAGTTACGAGGGCGACCGATAATGCGGGCAACTTGGAGCTACTGTCGTCCTGGGCTGAGGTAAAGTTCGATGCTACGGCTCCTTTAAGCAGCTGTTCAGGGCCATACGCAACGGCAAGTGCGCCTCTTAACATTGACTTCAACGCTAGCGATGCCGTCTCTGGTGTGCTCGATGTCCAGCTCTGGTATCGATACGCGCCGATGATCGGCCATGTGACGGGCGATTGGACGGCGCTTGCGACTCCTGCGACGGTAGCCAGCGGGACATTTTTGTTCGCTGCTCCGCTTGGGGCGGGGATTTATGATTTCTACACGCTGTCGCATGATGTTGCGGGCAATTGCGAGCCAGAGCCTGTTGCCTTAACGCCGCCAAAGGCGACAGTTCGCTATGACACGACGCCGCCGGTCTCATACAGTCAGGTCTGCGTTATCACTGGGGCGGATGAGCGAGAATGCTCAACGGTTCGTTTCGTTAGGGGACTGCCGTTTATAGTCTCGTTTTCGACAATCGACGACATTAGCCGTGTGGACAGCACCACGGTTTATTATCGTTTCAACGGAGGCGTGTGGACGGATATTGGTTGGACGGCGTACAAGCCGATTGGCGAGTTCGTATTCGATATAGACCGGGGTGTTGGGGCCTACGACTTCACAACCATCAGCACGGACGCGGCCGGCAATCAGGAGCTTCTGTCAGAAGAGGCGGAGTGCACGGCGCATATTGATCTTCACGCGCCCTCCTCATCGTGCGCTTCGGATGAGTATGCTTCTGGTGCGACCATAGACGTGCGTTACAGTGCTGAGGACGACAGTGGCTTCGTTGATACAGAGCTTCATTTTAGAGAGAACGGGGGACAGTGGGGCGATTCAGGTTTGGTGGGCCACGCTACATTAGGGACGCTATCATTTGCACCTGAGGAGGATGGTACGTACGACTTCTTCACGCGCGCGGTCGATCTGGCGGGTCGCCCGGAGATCATGAAGAACGAGGCTGAGTGCACTACGATCTACGACACAACCGATCCATTCTCGTTCGTGAGCGTGCCGGCTTATGTGTCAGCAGCGACCATAACGGACCTCGAATGCACCGGCACTGACAACCTTTCTGGGATCGCCGATATGCGGATATATTCCCGGTTTGAATCGGACGACTTCGCGTTCACCGGGCTCGAGACAAACGCGGCTCACGAGACGTTTACGTATCACTGGCCTGAGGGCGAGGGTAGATATGAGTTGTTCTCGATTGCGAAGGACAAGGCCGGGAACGTTCAGGCGACGCCTCCTTCGGTTATGCCTTGTTACGTTGACATGACGCCGCCATCGAGTTCATGTATAGAAGTTCGCATCTATGGCGCGATAATGATGGTTCAGTATACGGTCGTGGACAATCTCGCCGGCGTCGGGCGAGATAAGGACCTTCAGTTGTGGTTCAGCCATGATGGCGGCGATTGGCAGCAGGCCACGAAGGCTACGACTGCGTTCCCGATTAGTAGGTGGTTTATGTTTACACCACCTGAGCAGGGCGGGCAGTATTCGTTCTACACAATCGCGGTGGACAGAGCCGGCAACGTTGAGGCAGCGCCGGCAGTGGCAGATATCAGTTATACTTTTGGCGAGCTGAAGCCATTTCCCACCTCGTTGGACTTTGGTAAGGTGATTGTTGGCCGAAGCAGCATCCGGAACCTACAGCTGATAAACGTCGGGGAGAGCGACGTAAGCGTTACGGCTGCGGTTGCGGTGAGCCCCGAGGGTGTTGTGTCGGAGCAGTTCAAGGTGATCAGCAGGATTCCATTCACCGTGCCTGCCGAGGACTACAGCATCATTACCGTGAGATTCACCCCAGCAACCCTGGGCACCATCAGTGCGGTTCTGCGGGTGAGTTGGCAAGAGATCGGGTCCTTCAGAGGCGGCGCGACCTATGTTGACATGGT